In Phocoena phocoena chromosome 11, mPhoPho1.1, whole genome shotgun sequence, one DNA window encodes the following:
- the CCDC59 gene encoding thyroid transcription factor 1-associated protein 26, which translates to MAPVRHAARGQTGSFGSRGEGVSLVGFRNKNMKRRTWRPNHRQAFAGSVREGQGFAFRRKLKIQQNYKKLIWREKKAKTSRESQFTDRYPDHLKHLYLAEEERLRKQLRKADQSLLEQVDQPLSEEQVDQPLSEEQCSTDQALSEEHCSIEQPHPEEQCSIRINSITIPKKNKKKTSNQKAQEEYEQIQAKRAAKRQEFERRKQEREEAQRLYKKKKMEVFKILSKKTKKGQPNLNLQMEYLLKKIQEKN; encoded by the exons ATGGCGCCGGTAAGGCATGCAGCAAGGGGCCAGACAGGGAGCTTTGGGTCGCGTGGCGAAGGAGTTTCACTGGTCGGATTCAGAAATAAGAATATGAAACGGAGGACGTGGCGACCTAATCATCGGCAGGCCTTCGCGGGGAGCGTTCGCGAGG GACAAGGCTTTGCATTtcgaagaaaactaaaaattcagcaaaattaCAAGAAATTGATATGGAGGGAAAAGAAGGCTAAAACCTCACGGGAATCCCAGTTCACGGATCGGTACCCTGATCATCTGAAACATCTCTATTTAGCTGAAGAGGAAAGACTCAGGAAGCAGCTTAGAAAAGCTGACCAGTCTTTGTTAGAACAAGTTGACCAGCCTCTGTCAGAAGAACAAGTTGATCAGCCTTTGTCAGAAGAGCAGTGTAGCACTGACCAGGCTTTGTCTGAAGAACATTGTAGCATTGAGCAGCCTCATCCAGAAGAACAATGTAGCATAAGAATAAA TTCCATTACtattccaaagaaaaataaaaagaaaacatcaaatcaAAAAGCACAGGAAGAGTATGAGCAGATACAAGCTAAGCGTGCTGCTAAGAGACAA GAATTTGAGAggagaaaacaagagagagaagaagCTCAAAGGctctacaaaaagaagaaaatggaagtgtTCAAAATATTGAGCAAAAAGACTAAAAAGGGGCAACCAAACTTGAATTTACAAATGGAGtatcttctaaaaaaaatacaagaaaaaaattag